The genomic interval GGCTAAGAGAGGCCTTTGCCAGAGCTCGGCAGTAGACCACGAAAAGCCCGATAGCAAGGAATTTGATTTGCCATGAAGCACATGGCAGCCGGCTGTTGGTGAAAATTTAGTGCATGGAACCGCTGCTGTTCTACATTGAAGACGCAAAGTGGGTTTTCAACATTGTTGCCTCATTTAAAATGTCAGAAATAAATGTAGGTGTAGTTTATTCCTCAAAGATGCAGAAAAAACAGCTATTATAAACTCTAAGCCCATTTTACAAAAGAAAGCACACCATGTTTACAGTTTCCAAGAAGGCAGTTGGTTATAACTTTCCACTGGCAGGTAAGACAAGGGTGGCATATTGTATTAATCAGGATTGAGCCTGGTAATCTACTATGTGGCCTTTGTATTCAGAGTATAAGATTTCAAATCAAAATGATGTAGCAATACATTTTTCCATTTTAGACTGCTTCTATGATTTATTCATCACTTATACACATTATCACTTGTCTCAAGTCCAAGTGGATCTTTAGGCTTCATGGAAGGCAGGTATATATGTATGTTTACTTGGTGCCAGTGCTAATTTTAGAGTGAATCCATCTCTTGATTTGTGTtcgtttttctcttttttattaAATAATCCTTCTCTAATCCTGTGTGTAATCCATCACTGCGTATAATCTTGGAGACAAGGTGAAACAGACGGCTCTATTTTTAACGCAAAGATTAATCAGGATTTAGGTGCCACAAGTCCAACAAGCCATAAATAGATGTCCGAGTGTCACAAAAACACCTCTTGTTGCAGgtcaagttgttgttttttttttcattttcatggctTTATCTTCTAACTGGACTGGTGTCGCAAACCTGTTGTGAATAGAGCAATGCTAGTGTTGGTTAACACTCCGCAAAAACTAATGGCAGAAGATGTATAAATCCCACATTTATTTGAAAACAATTTAAATTGTCAGTGCAGTTCAATCCAACTGAAAAATCCACTTCCTGGGTTTGTGTTGTTATCAGTCTCACTGGAATTAGTCCTCAAATTTTAATCAGGCACCTGAAATGACAGCAGAGCCGATTTAGCAGCTACCAAAACAAGAACTTCACAAGAAACAAGTTTCCATGCGATCTTCTACCTTCATACGTAGATGCCAACCCAGAGTAGCAAGAAGAGCACACCGAAGCCCATAAAAAGTGAAGCCACCAAAGAGATGAGCAGCTCCTTGTAGATGTCTCTGGTGTATTTGGTTGAAGTAACCTCATAGCTGATATGTACTGTCAAGGTGGAACTTACATTGAGAGGGCGGGCGAGGGGGACTTCTACCGAGAAGTATAAATGTTACAGAAATTTGGTGCGCAACCGTGATATAGTATTTGAACAACGATGGTTGCAAATTTGTTTTTTCCTCTTAATGTATTCAAAATTGGTGTGACATACCTCTTAAAAATTATACTGTTTTATGAAGATATTTTCCTGAGTATCTGTTCGAATGTATGACAGTACTATAGAGTGTTAGGGCCAAAGAGAGTAAGGGAAAAAAGGACTATGATAATTTAAATCGTACTATTaatacgagattaaagtcgcaCTGTTTGTCCGAGACTA from Corythoichthys intestinalis isolate RoL2023-P3 chromosome 5, ASM3026506v1, whole genome shotgun sequence carries:
- the tmem258 gene encoding transmembrane protein 258, which codes for MELETMTRYTSPVNPAVFPHLTVVLLAIGMFFTAWFFVYEVTSTKYTRDIYKELLISLVASLFMGFGVLFLLLWVGIYV